GACAAACCTGAAGGCCCTCAAGCTTGGGCACAAAGTTAACCTGGAACGGGCCCTGAGAATGGGAGACCGCCTTGGCGGGCATCTGGTTTCGGGACATGTTGACTGTCAGGCCAGAATATCTGGCATTGCAAAATCCGGGGAATCAGTTATTTACACACTCTCGTTCCCGGATACTTTTTCGCGACAGATCATTGACAAGGGTTCAGTGGCCTTAGATGGAATCAGCCTGACTGTTATTGAGTGCGGTCAGGAATTTTTAAAGGTAAACATAATTCCTGCCACTCAAAAAGAAACTACCATCAATTCCTGGACAATGGGCACCCATATCAATATGGAAACCGATATAATCGGAAAGTATGTTGAAAAAATGCTCAGCGTTAGACATGGTCATGAAAAAGTCAAAAAGCCTGAAAGCAAAATATCTAATAGTTTTTTGCATGAACATGGATTTCTTTGATTTTCGCTTATACGTAAGCGATAGTTAGCTTACAAGTAACTGGAATCATATTAGCAATAAAATACTTACAAATTGCAGTATATTTGCTCTTGTTCCCAGGCTCCAGCCTGGGAACGAGGGGTAACCCAATAAGCAATAAAATCAGGGCATTATGGTTTTACCATACAGATTGCTTCGGTCGCTTAGGCGCCCTCGTGGTTGACAGGTTTTGAGTAACCACATCCCTGACAGCTCAGGTGTCATTGCGAGCGAGTCTTTTTACCTCGTTGAATACACGCAGTGTAGGCGCAGCCATTCAACTGGGGCGAACGCGGCAATCCTTGTTGCGAGCGAAGCGAAGCAATCTCGTGTTAAGGCTGATTTTTAGTTACTCACAGGTTCGGTCCCGGTCCGCCCGGGTGAGGAGCTTACAAGTAACTACAATCGTTTTGCTAATAAAATCAGACGCTTATAATTTTCACAATTTTAAGATTTTTACATATGATTGATTCTCAATTGCCAGAAAAATTCCGTCAAAGATGGGAACTTTGCGCCTGGCACAGCTTCCTGCCCGGAGGCTTATAGCCCGGAGGGGGACTGTCCCTCGCTGTGTAAATTTTTTCCTTTAAGCAAATTTCTTCCAGGAACCAATGCAGCATCAATCTTTTTTATAGTACCTTGCGGGGACTGTCCCAATTTCCAAATATGGGCCTGATTTTTAGTTACTCACAGGTTCGGTCCCGGTCCGCCCGGGTGAGGAGCTTACAAGTAACTAAAACCAAATTAGTAATAAATTCATGCTATTATGGTTTTACCATACAGATTGCTTCGGTCGCTTAGGCGCCCTCGTGGTTGACAGGTTTTGAGTAACCACATCCCTGACAGCTCAGGTGTCATTGCGAGCGAGTCTTTTTACCTCGTTGAATACACGCAGTGTAGGCGCAGCCATTCAACTGGGGCGAACGCGGCAATCCCAAACGTGTTAAGGCTATTTTTCTTGTTCCCAGCCTCCAGCCTGGGAACGAGGGGTAATGTGGAGGCGGCTTCCAGCCGCCTGGAATTAAATAGCCTGCAGGATGCAGGCTCCACTTTAAAGACAGTTACTCACACGTTCGTTCCCGGACCGCCCGGGCGAGACACTTAAAACCTAAAACCTAAAACTTAAATCTTAAATCTTAAAACACCTAAAGGGTATGACATGTCAATATGTGGAATAGAAGAAGCTATTGAGGAGATCAAGCAGG
The nucleotide sequence above comes from Desulfonatronovibrio magnus. Encoded proteins:
- a CDS encoding riboflavin synthase — encoded protein: MFTGLIQTTGTVSGIESRGTETRMRLVPAKALSNLELGESIAVNGVCLTVEDFGQDWFYVYASSQTMGLTNLKALKLGHKVNLERALRMGDRLGGHLVSGHVDCQARISGIAKSGESVIYTLSFPDTFSRQIIDKGSVALDGISLTVIECGQEFLKVNIIPATQKETTINSWTMGTHINMETDIIGKYVEKMLSVRHGHEKVKKPESKISNSFLHEHGFL